The Epinephelus lanceolatus isolate andai-2023 chromosome 1, ASM4190304v1, whole genome shotgun sequence genome has a window encoding:
- the ghrh gene encoding somatoliberin: MEKAALLLFCCLVMSLSGSPLYPSIRFGQRDTSILMTSSIKNPSEQLEEETSPPRERAELRSGRHADAIFTNSYRKVLGQISARKFLQTIMGKRLGHESETYMKRQSDIYEGTYKEDLTSIQSNQRYTGVHGNVMRPRLLS, translated from the exons ATGGAGAAAGctgcactgctgctgttttgttgcCTGGTCATGTCTTTATCAGGCTCCCCGCTCTACCCATCCATTAG GTTCGGCCAGAGGGATACATCCATCCTGATGACATCTTCTATAAAGAATCCATCAGAGCAGCTGGAGGAAGAAACAAGTCCCCCCAGGGAGCGAGCAGAGTTACG CTCAGGACGCCACGCTGATGCCATCTTTACAAACAGTTACAGGAAAGTCCTGGGTCAAATCTCTGCCAGGAAGTTCCTTCAGACAATCATGGGCAAACGGCTGGG ACATGAAAGTGAGACCTACATGAAGCGTCAGTCAGATATCTATGAAGGGACGTATAAAGAAGATCTAACATCCATCCAAAGCAATCAGAGATACACAGGAGTGCATGGGAATGTCATGAGGCCCAG ACTGCTGAGTTGA